One Kineosporia sp. NBRC 101731 genomic region harbors:
- a CDS encoding DUF4132 domain-containing protein — translation MTALPRRDFELSASWQRQLFPRRGSLGAGPLSPAPGARAAVDSQIQLAGDYLTSLIAASAEDLREAATVWMGDPGSGSPLGAAVVAVTVLTKWDLDVRKAPFADAWITSRGLGFAAEAAVELLGLTLSSNAAQIVPLRPGQSFGHWWMAPQLQTVLRVRSALAVAPEQEYIEIVGRLAAHRSRHAYHRLATSLLAPTETAWVEEDVTDTVAAKDDYRAFALTQSLSTVRQLERLDAGSASSWSFRWAPVSSHAYLATMVDALGSDVLGVILRWLGEEEFDADSRRRVLAAVAQMPTEAAMTALADRIDQKFVSSALLEAADRFPGLALDVLAARGARGRLAEVLRSHVRGHRELTAERLDALPPEAAGRVRALLDEARAIVEAPQAALPPLLVSPPWLNRGKAVKPVVLTGLVCADEPTLTWREGELAAFAVPENGYVHDFHDHASWKQRAGKVTGGQAMWWEEMAFFGQAPEELARPLLAGWSPHDFIDRDDLSPIVARFGLDALPPVIRRARQSAALMAPLLLPFSSPELAVMMADWLARLKSVRATASAWLLRHPEPAARALVPVALDRAGAARRQAENALLHLGTRGQGEAVLAAARTYGTEAAVAIEHLLGRDPLTVLPAKVPALPAWGQTGLLPPVRLRDGSGALPGPAMEHLVTIFALSRLDQPYPGLDVVRDVVQPEDLSAFAWDLFQRWYASGAVAKDNWVLDGLALAGDDEVVRRLSPLILAWPGEGGHARAVTGVNVLAAIGSDVALMHLHNIAQRAKFKGLKTTAQQKMATVADSLGFTSEQLADRLVPGLGLQADGSMVLDYGPRQFVVGFDEHLRPYGADATGQRLKNLPKPGAKDDPELAPAAYQQFSALKKDVRKIGADVVRRLEQAMVNGRRWSGAEFRQLFVDHPLQWHVVRRLVWGLHDSEGNLIGSLRVAEDRTFADVSDDETAVADDAVVGVVHPLHLGDAVAAWSEVFADYEILQPFAQLARTVYTLSPQEAETGSLERFEGVKIPTTKVLGLERRGWRRDDPMDAGIQGSIEVSFTSGVGCGISLDPGIIVGDPNDWEEQTLAHVWLSNSSAWACGQTRATGSRLPLRPSDLVAVSEILRDLTDITDITEQAS, via the coding sequence ATGACGGCCCTTCCCCGGCGGGATTTCGAGCTCAGCGCGTCCTGGCAACGCCAGCTGTTCCCGCGACGGGGCAGTCTGGGGGCAGGCCCGCTCAGTCCGGCACCGGGCGCCAGGGCGGCGGTCGACTCCCAGATCCAGCTGGCCGGTGACTATCTCACGAGTCTCATCGCTGCCAGTGCCGAAGATCTGCGGGAGGCCGCCACCGTCTGGATGGGCGATCCCGGCAGCGGCTCGCCCCTCGGTGCCGCGGTAGTCGCCGTGACGGTGCTCACGAAGTGGGATCTCGACGTCCGCAAGGCTCCGTTCGCGGACGCCTGGATCACCTCCCGGGGGCTGGGGTTCGCGGCAGAGGCAGCGGTCGAGCTCCTGGGCCTGACCCTCTCGTCGAACGCCGCCCAGATCGTGCCGCTCCGGCCGGGTCAGTCGTTCGGGCACTGGTGGATGGCCCCGCAGTTGCAGACTGTGCTGCGGGTGCGGTCGGCGCTGGCCGTGGCGCCGGAGCAGGAGTACATCGAGATCGTCGGGCGGCTGGCCGCTCATCGGTCCCGGCACGCCTACCACCGTCTGGCCACGTCGTTGCTGGCGCCGACCGAGACCGCGTGGGTCGAGGAAGACGTCACCGACACCGTGGCCGCCAAGGACGACTACCGGGCGTTCGCCCTCACCCAGTCTCTGTCGACGGTGCGCCAGCTGGAGCGACTCGACGCCGGGAGCGCCTCTTCCTGGTCCTTCCGGTGGGCACCCGTCTCGTCACACGCGTACCTGGCGACGATGGTCGACGCCCTCGGCTCCGACGTCCTGGGCGTCATCCTGAGGTGGCTGGGGGAGGAGGAATTCGACGCCGACTCCCGTCGCCGGGTGCTGGCCGCCGTCGCGCAGATGCCGACCGAGGCAGCCATGACGGCTCTGGCCGACCGGATCGACCAGAAGTTCGTCTCCTCCGCCTTGCTGGAGGCGGCGGACCGGTTCCCCGGTCTCGCGCTGGACGTTCTCGCGGCCCGGGGCGCACGCGGACGGCTGGCCGAGGTGCTGCGGTCCCACGTGCGCGGGCACCGGGAACTGACCGCCGAACGTCTGGATGCTCTGCCGCCCGAGGCGGCCGGGCGGGTGAGGGCACTGCTCGACGAGGCCCGTGCGATCGTCGAGGCGCCGCAGGCCGCTCTTCCGCCCCTGCTGGTGTCCCCGCCGTGGCTGAACCGGGGCAAGGCGGTCAAGCCGGTGGTCCTGACCGGCCTGGTGTGCGCGGACGAGCCCACGCTGACCTGGCGCGAGGGAGAGCTGGCAGCCTTCGCCGTCCCGGAGAACGGCTATGTCCACGACTTTCACGACCACGCCAGCTGGAAACAACGGGCGGGCAAGGTCACCGGCGGGCAGGCCATGTGGTGGGAGGAAATGGCCTTCTTCGGGCAAGCGCCCGAGGAACTGGCCCGGCCCCTTCTGGCGGGCTGGTCGCCGCACGACTTCATCGACCGCGACGACCTGAGCCCGATCGTGGCCCGGTTCGGGCTGGACGCGTTGCCGCCGGTGATACGCAGGGCCCGGCAGAGCGCTGCCCTGATGGCTCCACTGCTCCTGCCGTTCAGCTCCCCGGAGTTGGCCGTGATGATGGCCGACTGGCTGGCCCGGCTGAAGAGTGTGCGCGCCACGGCCTCGGCCTGGCTGCTGCGGCATCCGGAACCGGCGGCCCGGGCCCTGGTGCCGGTGGCCCTCGACCGGGCCGGTGCCGCGCGTCGTCAGGCCGAGAACGCGTTGCTGCACCTCGGCACTCGCGGACAGGGCGAGGCAGTGCTGGCGGCTGCCCGGACGTACGGCACCGAGGCGGCCGTGGCGATCGAGCACCTGCTGGGCCGCGATCCGCTCACGGTCTTGCCGGCCAAGGTGCCGGCACTCCCGGCCTGGGGCCAGACCGGGCTGCTGCCGCCGGTCCGGCTGCGGGACGGCTCGGGCGCGCTGCCCGGGCCGGCCATGGAACACCTGGTGACGATCTTCGCGCTCAGCCGCCTGGACCAGCCCTACCCGGGCCTGGATGTTGTTCGTGACGTGGTGCAGCCCGAGGATCTTTCGGCCTTCGCCTGGGACCTGTTCCAGCGCTGGTACGCCTCGGGAGCGGTGGCGAAGGACAACTGGGTGCTCGACGGGCTGGCCCTGGCCGGTGACGACGAGGTCGTACGGCGGCTGAGCCCGCTGATCCTGGCCTGGCCGGGAGAAGGTGGGCACGCCCGCGCGGTGACGGGCGTCAACGTGCTGGCGGCCATCGGGTCCGACGTGGCGCTCATGCATCTGCACAACATCGCCCAGCGGGCGAAGTTCAAAGGGCTGAAGACGACGGCGCAGCAGAAGATGGCCACCGTCGCCGACAGCCTGGGGTTCACCTCCGAGCAACTGGCCGACCGGCTGGTCCCCGGCCTGGGACTGCAGGCCGACGGCAGCATGGTTCTCGACTACGGGCCGCGGCAGTTCGTCGTCGGTTTCGACGAGCACCTGCGCCCGTACGGGGCCGATGCCACCGGTCAGCGGCTGAAGAATTTGCCGAAGCCGGGGGCCAAGGACGATCCCGAGCTGGCTCCCGCGGCCTACCAGCAGTTCTCGGCTCTCAAGAAAGACGTGCGAAAGATCGGTGCCGACGTCGTACGGCGCCTCGAGCAGGCGATGGTCAACGGCCGGCGCTGGAGCGGCGCCGAGTTCCGGCAGTTGTTCGTCGATCATCCGCTGCAGTGGCACGTCGTCCGCCGGCTGGTCTGGGGGCTCCACGACAGCGAGGGAAACCTCATCGGTTCCCTGCGGGTGGCTGAAGACCGCACGTTCGCCGACGTTTCCGACGACGAGACCGCGGTCGCCGACGATGCGGTCGTCGGGGTGGTGCACCCGCTGCATCTGGGAGATGCGGTCGCGGCCTGGTCGGAGGTGTTCGCCGACTACGAGATCCTCCAGCCTTTCGCGCAATTGGCCCGGACGGTGTACACGCTCAGTCCGCAGGAGGCTGAGACCGGCAGCCTGGAACGGTTCGAGGGGGTCAAGATACCCACGACGAAGGTGCTCGGACTGGAGCGGCGCGGCTGGAGGCGCGACGACCCGATGGACGCGGGGATCCAGGGGTCCATCGAGGTCTCGTTCACCTCCGGCGTCGGGTGCGGCATCAGCCTTGACCCGGGAATCATCGTCGGTGATCCGAATGACTGGGAAGAGCAGACACTCGCTCACGTGTGGCTGAGCAACAGCAGCGCCTGGGCCTGCGGGCAGACCCGCGCCACCGGCTCGCGGCTGCCGCTGCGCCCGTCCGACCTGGTGGCGGTCTCCGAGATCCTGCGCGACCTGACCGATATCACCGATATCACCGAGCAGGCATCATGA
- a CDS encoding DUF4132 domain-containing protein, with amino-acid sequence MRDFEFSAGWQRQLFPRRGSLGAGPFSPLKGARPAVEGELRDDLVELRQSLATAGEPALGEAGLAWLDGDRGATPLGAAVVAAVVLNRYNQEWRKAPFADLWIAEHGVAFAAEAAVELMALTLDRSVPGWVHRMSPTGQHSNWWNAPHLYSLLRVRAALAVVPEAEYASVVAVLGSYRSGHAYHRLATSILAPGQAGWVDADVADTVAAEDFYRAFALTQALTGLRQLEDLDTAFAVRWSFRWAVTHSHAHVATMVDGVGAAILPTLLSWLDTDSFDSDRNRRLPALVAQFPSDEAMSALIDRIGRKYVPPALQEAVERFPERAVRLLAGAGSQGLLAEMLRAHVLHRRDLATGVVPQLTGAAASRVQTLLDAADTLTEAPVEALPALLVSPPWQNRVKAPRPVVVPGLACSAEACVTWREGEQETFARLPRNYDVYRTDPATAGSWEDRAAKVGAGNGYWYDDLSFFLEAPDAVARRVLSTWSPSPYADRRELSPLVARFGTDALPALIRRTESSAAEAYPVLAPLFSPELAVRTADWLARLKSARATATAWLLRHAAPASLALVPAALGKAGVARRQAENALVLIGSRGQEEAVRAAAESYGPQAAAAIGELLARDPLTVLPAKIPANPSWAAAGLLPPVRLRDGCGVLPLSAVEHLVTVFALSRLDQPYAGLDIVREILVPEDLSRFAGSLFDRWFSAGAEAKENWALDGLGLVGDDEVVRRLTPLILAWPGEGGHARAVVGVNVLAAIGSDVALMHLHTIAQRAKFRGLKSAAQEKMAAVAADLGLTSDQLADRLVPGLGLGDDGSMLLDYGPRQFVVGFDEQLRPYVTDRAGKRLKALPKPGAKDDPELAPAAHRQFSALKKDVRRVAADVILGWETAMVTGRRWSGREFRELFVGHPLLWHIVRRVVWGLYDTDGALIGTIRVAEDRTLADVTDEEVKLSDDAIVGVAHPWDLASSGSSGAEWAGVFADYEILQPFPQLSRPVHTLTAEELKTGVLTRFEGRKVPSGKVLGLERRGWHRAPAMDGGMQGTIEVSFASGLSCSIALDPGFIVGLPAEFDEQTLSMVRLHAGSAHPFAAASAGDPVEISDLVAASEILRDLTDITEVAS; translated from the coding sequence ATGCGTGACTTCGAGTTCAGTGCCGGCTGGCAGCGTCAGCTGTTCCCCCGCCGCGGCAGTCTGGGGGCGGGTCCGTTCAGCCCGTTGAAGGGTGCGCGCCCGGCGGTCGAGGGTGAACTACGCGACGATCTGGTGGAATTGCGGCAGTCGCTGGCGACCGCGGGCGAACCGGCCCTGGGGGAGGCCGGCCTGGCGTGGCTCGACGGCGATCGAGGGGCGACGCCGCTCGGTGCAGCGGTGGTGGCGGCCGTGGTGCTGAACCGGTACAACCAGGAATGGCGTAAGGCGCCGTTCGCCGATCTGTGGATCGCCGAGCACGGCGTGGCTTTCGCCGCCGAGGCGGCCGTCGAGTTGATGGCGCTGACGCTCGACCGGAGCGTGCCCGGCTGGGTTCACCGGATGTCGCCGACGGGGCAGCACAGTAACTGGTGGAACGCCCCGCACCTGTACTCATTGTTGCGGGTGCGGGCTGCCTTGGCCGTCGTACCCGAGGCCGAGTACGCCTCGGTGGTGGCGGTTCTCGGTAGCTACCGATCCGGGCACGCCTACCACCGCCTGGCCACGTCGATCCTCGCGCCGGGCCAGGCCGGCTGGGTGGACGCCGACGTGGCCGACACCGTCGCGGCGGAAGACTTCTACCGGGCCTTCGCGCTCACCCAGGCGCTGACCGGGCTGCGGCAGCTGGAAGATCTCGACACGGCCTTCGCCGTGCGGTGGTCGTTCCGCTGGGCGGTCACGCACTCGCACGCGCACGTCGCCACGATGGTCGACGGGGTGGGGGCCGCGATCCTGCCCACGTTGCTGTCCTGGCTCGACACCGACTCGTTCGACAGCGACCGGAATCGCCGGTTGCCGGCCCTGGTGGCCCAGTTCCCCTCCGACGAGGCGATGTCGGCCCTGATCGACAGGATCGGGCGGAAGTACGTGCCCCCGGCGCTGCAGGAGGCGGTCGAGCGTTTCCCCGAGCGGGCCGTGCGACTGCTGGCCGGAGCCGGTTCGCAAGGACTCCTGGCCGAGATGTTGCGGGCGCACGTGCTCCACCGTCGCGACCTGGCCACGGGGGTCGTGCCGCAGCTCACCGGCGCTGCCGCCTCCCGGGTCCAGACACTGCTCGACGCGGCCGACACGCTCACCGAGGCCCCCGTCGAAGCCCTGCCCGCACTGCTGGTGTCGCCGCCGTGGCAGAACCGGGTCAAGGCGCCCCGGCCCGTCGTGGTCCCGGGACTGGCGTGCTCGGCGGAGGCCTGCGTGACCTGGCGGGAGGGGGAGCAGGAGACCTTCGCCCGTCTGCCCCGTAACTACGACGTGTACCGCACCGATCCCGCCACGGCCGGCAGCTGGGAAGACCGGGCCGCGAAGGTCGGTGCCGGTAACGGCTACTGGTACGACGACCTGTCGTTCTTCCTCGAAGCGCCCGACGCTGTCGCCCGCCGGGTCCTGAGCACCTGGTCCCCGAGCCCCTACGCTGACCGGCGCGAGCTCTCCCCGCTGGTAGCCCGTTTCGGTACTGACGCGTTACCGGCCCTGATCCGGCGCACCGAGTCGAGCGCCGCCGAGGCCTACCCGGTGCTCGCCCCGTTGTTCTCGCCCGAGCTGGCCGTCCGCACGGCTGACTGGCTGGCCCGGTTGAAGAGCGCCCGGGCCACGGCCACGGCCTGGTTGCTGCGGCATGCCGCCCCGGCATCCCTGGCGCTGGTTCCGGCGGCCCTGGGAAAGGCCGGCGTGGCCCGGCGGCAGGCGGAGAATGCCCTGGTGCTCATCGGTTCCCGCGGGCAGGAGGAAGCGGTGCGGGCCGCGGCCGAGAGCTACGGTCCGCAGGCCGCGGCCGCGATCGGCGAGCTGCTGGCCCGTGATCCGCTGACGGTGCTGCCCGCGAAGATTCCGGCCAACCCGTCCTGGGCCGCGGCCGGGCTGCTGCCGCCGGTGCGGCTGCGCGACGGCTGCGGGGTGCTGCCCCTGTCCGCCGTGGAGCACCTGGTCACGGTCTTCGCGCTGAGCCGTCTCGATCAGCCGTACGCCGGGCTCGACATCGTCCGGGAAATACTGGTTCCGGAAGATCTTTCCCGTTTCGCCGGATCCCTGTTCGACCGCTGGTTCTCCGCGGGAGCCGAGGCGAAGGAGAACTGGGCGCTCGATGGCCTGGGGCTGGTCGGTGACGACGAGGTGGTGCGGCGGCTGACCCCGCTGATCCTGGCCTGGCCAGGAGAAGGCGGGCACGCCCGGGCCGTGGTGGGTGTGAACGTGCTGGCGGCCATCGGCTCGGACGTGGCGTTGATGCACCTGCACACCATTGCCCAGCGGGCGAAGTTCAGGGGCCTGAAGAGCGCGGCGCAGGAGAAGATGGCGGCGGTGGCCGCCGATCTGGGGCTGACGTCGGATCAGCTGGCCGACCGGCTGGTGCCCGGTCTGGGCCTGGGTGACGACGGCAGCATGCTGCTCGACTACGGGCCGCGTCAGTTCGTGGTCGGGTTCGACGAGCAGCTGCGGCCCTACGTCACCGATCGTGCGGGCAAGCGGCTGAAGGCATTGCCGAAGCCCGGGGCCAAAGACGATCCGGAGCTGGCACCGGCCGCCCACCGGCAGTTCTCGGCGTTGAAGAAGGATGTGCGCCGGGTCGCCGCCGACGTCATCCTGGGGTGGGAGACCGCCATGGTGACGGGACGTCGCTGGAGCGGCCGGGAGTTCCGCGAACTGTTCGTCGGGCATCCGTTGCTGTGGCACATCGTCCGCCGTGTGGTCTGGGGCCTCTACGACACCGACGGCGCCCTGATCGGCACCATCCGGGTGGCCGAAGACCGCACCCTCGCCGACGTCACCGACGAGGAGGTGAAGCTGAGCGACGACGCGATCGTCGGGGTGGCGCACCCCTGGGACCTGGCTTCCTCCGGATCCTCGGGTGCGGAGTGGGCCGGTGTCTTCGCCGATTACGAGATCCTGCAACCCTTCCCGCAGCTGAGCCGGCCGGTCCACACCCTCACGGCCGAGGAGCTGAAGACCGGCGTGCTGACGCGGTTCGAGGGCCGGAAGGTACCGAGCGGGAAGGTACTGGGTCTGGAGCGGCGGGGCTGGCACCGGGCACCCGCGATGGACGGGGGCATGCAGGGCACGATCGAGGTGTCGTTCGCGTCCGGCCTGTCGTGCTCGATCGCGCTCGACCCCGGCTTCATCGTCGGGCTCCCGGCCGAGTTCGACGAACAGACACTGTCGATGGTGAGACTGCACGCCGGCAGCGCCCATCCCTTCGCTGCGGCATCGGCCGGGGACCCGGTGGAGATCTCCGACCTGGTGGCGGCCTCGGAAATCCTGCGCGACCTGACCGACATCACCGAGGTGGCATCATGA